The proteins below come from a single Deltaproteobacteria bacterium genomic window:
- a CDS encoding acetyl-coenzyme A synthetase, with protein MLSSEKETTEALLEEGRVFRPLPHLVVDANLDPNDYEDAVKRGRMDVEEFWEEAAHELDWFKKWDKVLDRSDAPFFKWF; from the coding sequence ATGCTAAGCTCTGAAAAGGAAACCACTGAGGCCTTGTTGGAAGAAGGAAGAGTCTTTCGGCCGTTGCCTCATCTGGTCGTGGATGCCAACCTGGACCCCAATGATTACGAAGATGCCGTGAAAAGAGGCCGAATGGATGTTGAGGAGTTCTGGGAGGAGGCTGCCCATGAATTAGATTGGTTCAAGAAGTGGGACAAGGTGCTTGATCGATCAGATGCCCCGTTTTTCAAGTGGTTCA